From the Clostridium putrefaciens genome, one window contains:
- a CDS encoding stage V sporulation protein D produces MSKIQYNDQVIIRKRIVTIFIFFVISLTILITRLFYIMIIKSPDYSARAEEQWTSEVKISAKRGSILDRNGKELAISANVYRADLDMNAFRSFLKKEDLTNEGIAASISEVLEMETKEVLKILDKKLPNGKVMQSANLIRRIEKDEADKLKSLGIGGMIVSPDTKRYYPNNNFLAHVLGTTNIDGDGLTGIELAYNKELTGTFGVSILEIDSRGADKEHTISEYRKPAEGMNIFLTIDEKIQQFAEQAAEQALIDNQAKNVSIIVMNPKTGEVYALANKPDFNPNKPKEENESMDDLQKKWRNKIVNDTYEPGSIFKVITSIGAMEEGLIDDSSKFMCNGSIKVANRTIHCWKRTGHGEQNFQEILKNSCNVGFVNVGQKLQREKLNKYIKAFGFGQKTGIDLPGEAKGIVKKTETISEVDLATISFGQTNTVSPIQFLAAFNTLANNGVWVRPHVMKQIMNIEENNVYKTYEDYGEKRVVSEENTKLLRSYLENVIAQGSGKRAHIEGYHIAGKTGTAQKVNSQSGTYEHGKYVASFVGMAPAHDPEITVFISIDEPSSGEYYAGVIATPVAKQVFNNIFNYLHIKPDSDDKSVEESLLKDIIVPDVRGMKKAEAIKILKSNNLSYEVTGELDSIYDMSPKPGYTIKENKKILLYADKSYNYNKEVIVPSLTGYSKDGALSILNSIGLEATMEGDGMVIEQNLEADTIVKYGTNIHILLSPTGID; encoded by the coding sequence TTGTCTAAGATTCAATATAATGATCAAGTTATAATTCGTAAAAGAATAGTAACAATATTCATATTCTTTGTTATATCTCTTACTATTTTAATTACTAGGCTTTTTTACATAATGATAATAAAATCCCCAGATTATTCAGCAAGAGCAGAAGAACAGTGGACTAGTGAAGTAAAGATTTCTGCTAAAAGGGGTAGTATCTTAGATAGAAATGGCAAGGAATTAGCTATAAGTGCCAATGTTTATAGGGCAGATTTAGATATGAATGCATTTAGATCTTTTTTAAAGAAGGAAGATTTAACGAATGAGGGTATAGCAGCTTCTATTTCTGAGGTTTTAGAAATGGAAACTAAAGAAGTATTAAAAATTTTAGATAAAAAGCTTCCAAATGGTAAGGTTATGCAATCAGCAAATTTAATCCGAAGAATTGAAAAAGATGAGGCTGATAAGTTAAAATCATTAGGTATAGGGGGGATGATTGTCTCTCCAGATACTAAAAGGTATTATCCAAACAATAACTTTTTAGCTCATGTATTAGGTACTACAAATATAGATGGAGATGGACTTACAGGTATAGAGTTAGCCTATAATAAAGAACTTACAGGAACCTTTGGGGTAAGTATTTTAGAAATAGATAGTAGAGGTGCAGATAAAGAGCACACTATATCAGAGTATAGAAAACCTGCTGAAGGTATGAATATATTTTTAACTATAGATGAAAAAATTCAGCAATTTGCAGAGCAAGCAGCAGAACAAGCGCTTATTGATAATCAAGCTAAAAATGTATCTATAATAGTTATGAATCCTAAAACAGGAGAAGTTTATGCTTTAGCTAATAAGCCGGATTTTAATCCTAATAAACCTAAAGAAGAAAATGAGTCTATGGATGACCTTCAAAAGAAATGGAGAAATAAAATAGTAAATGATACCTATGAACCAGGATCTATCTTTAAAGTTATTACATCAATTGGGGCAATGGAAGAAGGCCTTATTGATGATTCTAGTAAATTTATGTGCAATGGAAGTATTAAGGTTGCTAATAGAACTATACATTGCTGGAAAAGGACAGGACATGGAGAACAAAACTTTCAAGAAATATTAAAAAATTCTTGTAACGTAGGATTTGTAAATGTTGGTCAAAAGCTTCAAAGAGAAAAGCTTAATAAGTATATTAAAGCCTTTGGATTTGGGCAAAAGACAGGGATAGATCTTCCGGGTGAAGCTAAAGGTATAGTTAAGAAAACTGAGACTATAAGTGAGGTAGATCTTGCTACAATATCCTTTGGTCAAACAAATACAGTAAGCCCAATACAATTTTTAGCAGCCTTTAATACCCTAGCTAATAATGGAGTATGGGTAAGACCACACGTTATGAAGCAAATTATGAATATCGAAGAAAATAATGTTTATAAGACCTATGAAGATTATGGAGAAAAAAGGGTAGTCAGCGAAGAGAATACTAAACTTTTAAGAAGTTATCTAGAAAATGTTATTGCACAAGGTAGTGGAAAGAGAGCTCATATAGAAGGTTATCATATAGCAGGAAAAACTGGTACTGCTCAAAAGGTTAATTCACAAAGTGGAACTTATGAACATGGTAAATATGTAGCTTCCTTTGTTGGAATGGCACCAGCTCATGATCCTGAAATAACTGTATTTATTTCTATTGATGAACCTAGTTCAGGAGAATATTATGCAGGAGTTATAGCAACACCTGTAGCTAAGCAAGTTTTTAATAACATTTTTAATTATCTCCATATAAAGCCAGATTCAGATGATAAAAGTGTTGAAGAAAGTCTTCTAAAAGATATTATCGTTCCGGATGTAAGAGGAATGAAAAAAGCAGAAGCTATAAAGATATTAAAGTCTAATAATCTAAGTTATGAAGTAACTGGGGAATTAGACAGTATTTATGATATGAGTCCTAAACCAGGCTATACCATAAAGGAAAATAAAAAGATATTACTTTATGCTGATAAAAGTTATAATTATAATAAAGAAGTTATAGTGCCAAGTTTAACTGGATATTCTAAAGATGGTGCTTTAAGTATATTAAATTCTATAGGACTAGAAGCTACTATGGAAGGCGACGGCATGGTAATAGAACAGAATTTAGAAGCAGATACCATAGTAAAGTACGGAACAAATATTCATATACTATTAAGTCCTACAGGAATTGATTAG
- a CDS encoding cell division protein FtsL, with product MIVEKQKNYINGSNALMPEFKRNTEKKDKYKKLQREKREREIRKSKEKNQKKKSTIRYILIIFALGILLTSRYAIIFNIQKDLSSVKNQIQKVEAENEALKIDILRVSSYESVKNTAEKQLNMKEPDNSKALIVDLSKNNFKEVNKNKEKLNIVEKLKDILF from the coding sequence TTGATAGTAGAAAAGCAGAAAAATTATATTAATGGTAGTAACGCATTAATGCCAGAATTTAAAAGAAATACAGAAAAAAAAGATAAATATAAAAAGCTACAAAGAGAAAAAAGAGAAAGAGAAATAAGAAAATCAAAAGAAAAAAATCAAAAGAAAAAATCAACTATTCGTTATATACTAATTATTTTTGCTTTAGGAATTCTACTTACTAGTAGATATGCTATTATATTTAATATACAAAAAGATTTATCTTCAGTAAAAAATCAAATCCAAAAAGTTGAGGCAGAAAATGAGGCATTAAAAATTGATATACTAAGGGTTAGCTCTTATGAAAGTGTAAAAAACACAGCAGAAAAACAATTAAATATGAAGGAACCTGACAATAGTAAGGCTCTCATTGTTGATCTTTCAAAAAATAACTTTAAAGAAGTTAATAAGAATAAAGAAAAACTTAATATAGTTGAAAAACTTAAAGATATATTATTTTAA
- the rsmH gene encoding 16S rRNA (cytosine(1402)-N(4))-methyltransferase RsmH, which produces MEFKHVSVLLEECIDNLNINPLGIYVDCTLGGAGHSLEILKRLDKKGTLIGIDQDEDALKAAKEKLKDYENVIYVHSNFYDIKEVLRNLNIDKVDGILMDLGVSSYQLDNDERGFSYMHDAPLDMRMDRTKNFSAYEVVNEYSMNELYKVIRDYGEEKFAKRIAEFIVKAREESKIETTFKLVEIIKNAIPARARREGPHPAKRTFQAIRIEVNNELGIIEKTIEDSVDSLNGNGRIAIITFHSLEDRIVKSKFKALTNPCTCPREFPICVCENKPIIKILTKKPIEPSTEEVELNRRSRSAKLRVGEKIVLK; this is translated from the coding sequence ATGGAATTTAAACACGTTTCTGTATTATTGGAGGAGTGTATTGATAACTTAAATATTAATCCTCTAGGAATTTATGTGGATTGTACTTTAGGTGGAGCTGGACACTCTTTAGAAATATTAAAAAGATTAGATAAAAAAGGTACTTTAATAGGTATAGACCAAGATGAAGATGCATTAAAAGCAGCAAAGGAAAAGTTAAAAGATTACGAAAATGTAATTTACGTACACAGTAATTTTTATGATATAAAAGAGGTACTTAGAAATTTAAATATAGATAAGGTTGATGGAATATTAATGGACCTTGGAGTATCTTCTTATCAATTAGATAACGACGAAAGAGGCTTTAGCTACATGCATGATGCACCTTTAGATATGCGAATGGATAGAACAAAGAACTTTTCTGCATATGAAGTTGTAAATGAATACTCAATGAATGAATTATACAAAGTTATAAGAGACTATGGCGAAGAAAAGTTCGCCAAAAGAATTGCAGAGTTTATAGTTAAAGCTAGAGAAGAAAGCAAAATAGAAACTACATTTAAACTAGTTGAAATAATTAAAAATGCAATACCAGCTAGGGCTAGGAGAGAAGGACCTCATCCTGCAAAAAGAACTTTTCAAGCTATAAGGATTGAGGTTAATAATGAACTTGGCATAATAGAAAAAACCATAGAAGATTCTGTGGATTCTTTAAATGGTAATGGAAGAATTGCAATAATAACATTTCATTCATTAGAAGATAGGATTGTAAAAAGCAAATTTAAAGCACTTACAAACCCTTGCACTTGCCCAAGAGAATTCCCGATTTGTGTTTGCGAAAACAAACCTATTATAAAGATATTAACTAAAAAGCCAATAGAGCCAAGTACGGAAGAAGTAGAACTTAATCGTAGGAGTAGAAGTGCAAAACTTAGAGTTGGAGAAAAAATAGTTCTAAAGTGA
- the mraZ gene encoding division/cell wall cluster transcriptional repressor MraZ — translation MFMGEYQHAIDNKNRIIVPSKFRENLGDKFVITKGLDGCLYIYDMDEWDLLQEKLKKLPLTSKDARAFVRFFFSGANEVQLDKQGRALIPQNLIEYCKINKEIISIGVMSRIEIWSKERWDEYNETNIDYDEVAEKMSELGI, via the coding sequence ATGTTTATGGGAGAGTATCAACATGCCATAGATAATAAAAACAGAATAATAGTACCCTCAAAATTTAGGGAGAACCTTGGAGATAAGTTTGTCATAACTAAAGGTCTTGATGGATGTTTATACATTTATGATATGGATGAATGGGATTTGTTACAAGAAAAATTAAAAAAGCTACCATTAACAAGCAAGGACGCTAGAGCCTTTGTACGATTTTTCTTTTCAGGTGCTAATGAAGTTCAGTTAGATAAACAAGGAAGGGCACTAATACCTCAAAATCTTATAGAATATTGTAAAATAAACAAAGAAATAATAAGTATTGGAGTAATGAGCAGAATAGAGATATGGAGTAAGGAAAGATGGGACGAATACAACGAAACAAATATAGATTATGATGAAGTAGCTGAAAAAATGAGCGAATTAGGAATATAA
- the ychF gene encoding redox-regulated ATPase YchF, which produces MKLGIVGLPNIGKSTLFNAITKAGAESANYPFCTIEPNVGVVNVPDNRLEVLEKIYNSKKKIYTNIEFYDIAGLVKGASKGEGLGNKFLSHIREVSAIIHVVRCFDDTNVVHVDGSVDPVRDIETINLELIFSDLEVLERRMEKSVKLVRSGDKKAKEEYELMERIKAHLEGNEPVRTMEATEEEQEFIKAMFLITSKEVLYAANISEEDLTSGNHNNKYVEIVKAYAKKENSEVVVICAKLEEELSSLEEEEKKEMLNEYGLEETGLDQLVSLSYKLLGLISFLTAGPQEVRAWTIVKGTKAPKAAGKIHSDIERGFIRAEIIGYDKLVEVGSETAAKEKGFFRLEGKEYEMKDGDVVNFRFNV; this is translated from the coding sequence ATGAAACTTGGAATAGTAGGGTTACCTAACATAGGTAAAAGCACACTTTTTAATGCAATAACGAAGGCTGGGGCTGAATCAGCTAATTATCCATTTTGCACCATTGAACCAAATGTAGGAGTGGTTAATGTACCAGATAACAGATTAGAAGTACTAGAAAAAATATACAACTCTAAAAAGAAGATTTACACTAATATAGAATTTTATGATATAGCAGGTCTTGTAAAAGGCGCTAGTAAAGGCGAAGGCTTAGGTAATAAATTCTTATCCCATATAAGAGAGGTTTCAGCAATCATACATGTGGTTAGATGTTTTGATGATACCAATGTAGTACATGTGGATGGATCTGTAGATCCTGTACGAGATATAGAAACAATAAACTTAGAATTAATATTTTCAGATTTAGAAGTTTTAGAAAGAAGGATGGAGAAATCCGTAAAACTTGTAAGATCAGGAGATAAAAAGGCAAAAGAAGAATATGAGCTTATGGAAAGAATCAAAGCTCACCTTGAAGGCAATGAACCTGTTAGAACAATGGAGGCTACTGAAGAGGAACAAGAGTTTATAAAAGCAATGTTTTTAATAACATCTAAGGAAGTTTTATATGCAGCAAACATTTCAGAAGAAGACTTAACATCAGGAAATCATAATAACAAGTACGTTGAAATAGTAAAAGCGTATGCAAAAAAAGAGAATTCCGAAGTTGTTGTAATATGTGCTAAATTAGAAGAGGAATTATCTAGCCTAGAAGAAGAAGAGAAAAAAGAAATGCTAAATGAATATGGATTAGAAGAGACAGGGTTAGATCAATTAGTATCATTAAGTTATAAACTGTTAGGGTTAATTAGCTTTTTAACAGCAGGGCCACAAGAGGTAAGGGCATGGACAATAGTAAAAGGTACAAAGGCGCCTAAAGCTGCGGGAAAGATCCACTCTGATATTGAAAGAGGATTTATAAGGGCAGAAATAATAGGTTATGATAAATTAGTAGAAGTAGGTTCAGAAACTGCTGCTAAAGAAAAAGGTTTCTTTAGATTAGAAGGAAAAGAATATGAAATGAAAGATGGAGATGTAGTAAACTTTAGATTCAATGTATAG
- the pdaA gene encoding delta-lactam-biosynthetic de-N-acetylase: MKLNTCASYIFSLTILINSFSNFSSIKNFTNKLSQYTYNTSEAEQKDLSTKELNWYFNPRSDGLTPEPSKEGAHLLEKYDAYYVGNTSEKVLYLTFDEGYENGYTNEILNVLKKHNVKAAFFVVKPYVKSNPDIIKRMVEEGHLVCNHTCSHPSMALIKDKDKFNKELLDLEVAYEEVTGKQMSKYFRPPMGKYSELALNYTKELNYKTIFWSFAYNDWDIKNQPSKEKALETILKRSHSGAIVLLHAVSKTNADILDELITKWESEGYTLKSLDDLP; encoded by the coding sequence ATGAAATTGAATACTTGTGCTAGTTATATCTTTTCTTTAACTATACTAATAAATAGTTTTTCAAATTTTAGTTCCATAAAAAATTTCACTAATAAATTATCTCAATATACCTATAATACTTCTGAAGCCGAACAAAAAGATCTAAGTACTAAAGAACTTAACTGGTACTTTAATCCAAGAAGCGATGGTCTTACACCAGAACCATCGAAAGAAGGAGCACATCTTTTAGAAAAATACGATGCTTACTATGTAGGCAACACTTCAGAAAAGGTTTTATATCTGACCTTTGATGAGGGGTATGAAAATGGATATACTAATGAAATATTAAATGTACTAAAAAAACATAATGTAAAGGCAGCATTTTTTGTGGTTAAGCCTTATGTTAAATCTAATCCTGATATAATAAAAAGAATGGTAGAAGAAGGTCATTTAGTATGTAACCACACTTGTAGCCACCCTTCTATGGCTTTAATTAAGGACAAAGATAAGTTTAATAAGGAACTATTAGATCTTGAAGTTGCCTATGAAGAGGTTACAGGTAAACAGATGTCTAAATATTTTAGGCCTCCTATGGGGAAATACAGTGAGCTAGCTTTAAACTATACAAAAGAATTAAATTATAAAACTATATTTTGGAGCTTTGCATACAACGATTGGGACATTAAAAATCAACCATCTAAAGAAAAAGCTTTAGAAACCATATTAAAGAGAAGTCATAGTGGTGCAATTGTGCTTTTACATGCCGTATCTAAAACTAATGCAGATATTCTAGATGAGCTTATAACTAAATGGGAATCAGAAGGTTATACTTTAAAATCTTTAGATGATCTTCCTTAA
- a CDS encoding CD0519/CD1768 family membrane protein: protein MEDKDVVKKIMKKSISLEGFISMILFITFFFLMGRQMGTSNMFNTIMNTSHKLLLNTVFFIMGIAVIAGALAALLSEFGVISIINKILSPLMRPLYDLPGAAALGIVTTYLSDNPAIITLADDKGFKRYFKKYQIPALTNLGTSFGMGLIVTTFMMGQKSNTGEDFFLAAIIGNIGAFIGSIISVRIMLHFTKKHFGKEKWASEDAGNAIDSLKYREIREGSIGSRILSSMLEGGKTGVDMGLSIIPGVLVICTLVLMITNGPSPSGEYTGAAFEGVAVLPWVGSKLSFIIEPLLGFKNPEAIAFPITSLGAVGAAISLVPNFLERGLIGGNEIAVFTAMGMCWSGYLSTHVAMMDALKCRSLTGKAILSHTIGGLSSGISAHLIYVLLS from the coding sequence ATGGAAGACAAGGATGTAGTTAAAAAGATAATGAAAAAGTCTATAAGCTTAGAAGGCTTTATATCTATGATTTTATTTATTACCTTTTTCTTTTTAATGGGGCGACAAATGGGAACTTCTAATATGTTTAATACTATTATGAATACTTCTCATAAATTATTATTAAATACAGTTTTTTTTATAATGGGTATAGCTGTAATAGCAGGTGCTTTAGCAGCGTTACTATCTGAATTTGGCGTGATATCTATAATTAATAAAATATTATCACCCCTAATGCGTCCACTATATGATTTGCCAGGTGCTGCAGCTTTGGGAATTGTCACCACTTACTTATCCGATAATCCTGCAATAATAACTCTTGCAGATGATAAGGGATTTAAGAGATATTTTAAGAAGTATCAAATACCTGCACTAACAAACCTTGGGACATCTTTTGGCATGGGATTAATAGTAACCACATTTATGATGGGACAAAAGTCAAATACTGGAGAAGACTTTTTTTTAGCAGCTATTATAGGAAATATAGGTGCTTTTATAGGAAGTATTATAAGTGTTAGAATAATGTTACACTTTACTAAAAAACATTTTGGTAAAGAAAAGTGGGCATCTGAAGATGCAGGTAATGCTATAGATTCTTTAAAGTACAGAGAAATTAGGGAGGGAAGTATAGGGTCTAGAATACTTTCATCTATGCTTGAAGGCGGAAAGACTGGTGTGGACATGGGGTTATCGATAATACCTGGTGTACTTGTAATATGCACACTAGTTTTAATGATTACTAATGGTCCGAGCCCAAGTGGTGAATATACTGGAGCGGCATTTGAAGGCGTTGCTGTATTACCATGGGTAGGCAGCAAATTATCTTTTATTATTGAACCATTACTTGGATTTAAAAACCCAGAAGCTATAGCATTTCCAATTACCTCTTTAGGAGCAGTAGGTGCAGCAATTAGTCTTGTACCAAACTTTTTGGAAAGAGGATTAATTGGCGGAAATGAAATAGCTGTATTTACAGCAATGGGAATGTGTTGGAGTGGGTATTTGAGTACTCATGTTGCTATGATGGATGCATTAAAGTGTAGAAGTCTAACTGGAAAGGCTATTCTAAGTCATACTATAGGTGGCTTGAGTTCTGGAATTAGCGCCCATTTAATCTACGTGTTACTATCTTAA
- a CDS encoding cyclodeaminase/cyclohydrolase family protein: protein MLKELTVESFAKELASKSPAPGGGSAAALSATLAASLSSMVFNLTIGKKAYENLEDAEKECIINALKKSESLREDYLHIMQEDTSVFLKVMDAYKMPKDSEDEKKLRKLKIEEAYKLALEVPRRLSEKCFELYKYIEIAAKYGNANAISDAGVSALMIQAALEGASLNVKINLASLEDIRLKETLLKETNILIKEGSIKKEEILKIVEDKIGA from the coding sequence ATGTTAAAGGAATTAACAGTAGAAAGTTTTGCAAAAGAATTAGCATCAAAATCACCAGCACCAGGTGGTGGTAGCGCAGCAGCTTTGTCAGCTACTTTAGCTGCATCTTTAAGTAGTATGGTTTTTAACTTAACAATAGGTAAAAAGGCTTATGAAAATTTAGAAGATGCAGAAAAGGAATGTATAATAAATGCACTAAAGAAAAGTGAAAGCTTAAGAGAAGATTATCTTCATATTATGCAAGAGGATACAAGTGTATTCTTAAAGGTAATGGATGCATATAAGATGCCTAAAGATAGTGAAGATGAAAAGAAGTTAAGAAAGTTAAAAATAGAAGAAGCGTATAAACTAGCATTAGAAGTTCCAAGAAGATTATCCGAAAAGTGCTTTGAACTATATAAGTATATTGAGATTGCTGCAAAGTATGGAAATGCTAACGCTATATCAGATGCTGGAGTTTCAGCTCTTATGATTCAAGCTGCGCTTGAGGGAGCTTCACTTAATGTGAAAATAAATTTAGCTAGTTTAGAAGATATAAGGTTAAAAGAAACACTTTTAAAAGAGACAAATATACTTATAAAAGAAGGTTCAATTAAGAAGGAAGAAATATTAAAAATAGTAGAAGATAAGATAGGTGCTTAA
- the hutH gene encoding histidine ammonia-lyase: MNIIEVDGNGLDLEKIILVVRKGLKVEITKEAREGIRESRKIIEKIVEEKKVVYGVTTGFGKFADVSISNKDCKSLQKNLIFSHACGTGNLLSQEIVRGVMLLRINALCKGYSGISEETLDTLVNMLNKGVHPCIPEKGSLGASGDLAPLSHMVLPMLGEGEAEFNGKIMPGKEAMERAGIPTIDLTYKEGLALINGTQVMTAIGAITLYDAIDICKISDIAASLSLEALRGIKDAYDERIHSVRPYSGQISTADNVLRLVKGSTYVTSQGELRVQDAYTLRCVPQVHGATKDAINYVKEKVLIEINSVTDNPIVTKEGHVISGGNFHGQPMALAFDFMGIALAEVANISERRLERLINYQLNDLPAFLVKNGGLNSGFMITQYAAASLVSENKILAHPASVDSIPSSANQEDHVSMGTIAARKSKEILENVRRVLATEIMAACQALDFREGFVLGEGTQEAYNVVRESIDFIEEDKIMYKELDKCTNILKDRSIIEAVEKKVRINI, from the coding sequence ATGAATATTATAGAAGTAGATGGAAATGGGCTAGATTTAGAAAAGATTATTTTGGTTGTAAGAAAGGGATTAAAAGTAGAAATAACTAAAGAAGCAAGAGAAGGTATAAGGGAATCCAGAAAGATAATTGAGAAAATAGTTGAAGAAAAGAAAGTTGTATATGGTGTAACTACAGGATTTGGAAAGTTTGCTGATGTAAGTATATCTAATAAGGATTGTAAATCATTACAAAAGAACTTAATTTTCTCTCATGCTTGTGGTACAGGCAATCTTTTATCACAAGAAATAGTAAGAGGGGTAATGTTACTTAGAATTAATGCCTTATGTAAAGGATACTCAGGGATAAGTGAAGAGACTTTAGATACCTTAGTTAATATGTTGAATAAAGGAGTTCATCCTTGTATTCCTGAAAAAGGTTCACTTGGAGCCTCAGGAGATTTGGCCCCTTTATCACATATGGTGCTTCCTATGTTAGGTGAGGGTGAGGCAGAATTTAATGGAAAGATTATGCCAGGAAAAGAGGCTATGGAGAGGGCAGGTATTCCTACTATAGATTTGACTTATAAAGAAGGGTTAGCATTAATAAACGGTACTCAGGTTATGACTGCTATTGGTGCAATAACATTATATGACGCTATAGATATATGTAAAATATCAGATATAGCAGCCTCACTATCTTTAGAGGCATTAAGAGGAATAAAAGATGCTTATGACGAAAGGATACATAGTGTTAGACCTTATAGTGGACAAATAAGCACTGCAGACAATGTTTTAAGATTAGTTAAGGGAAGCACTTATGTAACATCACAAGGTGAGCTTAGAGTTCAAGATGCTTATACATTAAGATGTGTTCCGCAAGTTCATGGTGCAACTAAAGATGCTATAAATTATGTAAAAGAAAAAGTTCTCATTGAAATAAATTCAGTTACTGACAATCCTATAGTAACAAAAGAGGGCCATGTTATTTCTGGAGGAAACTTTCATGGTCAACCTATGGCCTTAGCTTTTGATTTTATGGGAATAGCCTTAGCAGAAGTTGCAAATATATCTGAAAGAAGACTAGAAAGGCTAATTAATTATCAACTAAATGACTTACCGGCGTTTTTAGTTAAAAACGGAGGCTTAAATTCAGGATTTATGATAACACAATATGCTGCAGCCTCTTTAGTGTCAGAAAATAAGATATTAGCGCACCCAGCTTCAGTGGATTCAATACCATCTTCTGCAAACCAAGAAGACCACGTAAGTATGGGAACTATAGCTGCAAGAAAAAGTAAAGAAATATTAGAAAATGTTAGAAGAGTACTGGCAACAGAAATTATGGCTGCGTGCCAAGCACTAGATTTTAGAGAAGGATTCGTGCTAGGAGAGGGAACACAAGAAGCATATAACGTAGTTAGAGAAAGCATAGACTTTATTGAAGAAGATAAGATTATGTATAAAGAATTAGATAAGTGTACTAATATATTAAAAGATAGAAGTATTATTGAAGCAGTAGAGAAGAAAGTTAGAATAAATATATAA
- a CDS encoding glycosyltransferase family 4 protein, which yields MRYGMQYLKTENVHLIKDMGMIPYKLFKRHGCDVSVITYENGEYPYLDKEVKGINLRFIKRIFNNFSLDGALHLVRYAKDYDVIQIFHTTLSSFIYAYTYKIFNSKGKIYLKLDCSHKLVERIEGLSSLKYKMLNKAFNKIDLISVEQEELYPKIKSLLPSQKHKIINISNGVDFDYIKDIGLSYDFSKKENIILSVTRVGAEEKNTSMLLEAFANIEGIDKTDWKLVIVGPVEEKFKEYIKGYLEYYPNIASKLIIKGNIENRKCLYEEYQRAKIFSLTSNFESFGIAFIEAAAFGDVIVSTEVGIAKEIVRDGNGATVPIKDTKALTKALQEAIYKSNIKEISNKTYEFTKERYDWNKIIDKLYKYVSKL from the coding sequence ATGAGATATGGGATGCAATATTTAAAAACAGAAAATGTTCATTTAATTAAGGATATGGGGATGATACCTTATAAGTTGTTTAAAAGACATGGCTGTGATGTTTCTGTAATTACTTATGAAAACGGAGAATACCCCTACTTAGATAAAGAAGTTAAGGGTATTAATTTAAGATTTATAAAAAGGATATTTAATAATTTTTCATTAGATGGGGCATTACATTTAGTTAGATATGCTAAAGATTATGATGTAATACAAATATTCCACACTACATTATCCTCCTTCATTTATGCTTATACATATAAGATATTTAATTCAAAAGGAAAGATATATCTAAAACTTGATTGTAGTCATAAGTTAGTAGAAAGAATTGAGGGATTAAGTAGTCTAAAATACAAAATGTTAAATAAAGCTTTTAACAAGATTGATTTAATAAGTGTAGAGCAAGAGGAACTTTATCCTAAAATCAAAAGCTTACTGCCAAGTCAAAAACATAAGATAATAAACATTTCTAATGGTGTAGATTTTGATTATATAAAGGATATAGGACTTTCTTATGACTTTTCTAAAAAAGAAAATATAATTTTAAGTGTTACAAGGGTTGGAGCAGAGGAAAAGAACACTTCTATGTTGCTAGAAGCTTTTGCGAATATAGAAGGTATAGATAAAACGGATTGGAAACTTGTAATAGTTGGGCCAGTTGAAGAAAAATTTAAAGAATACATAAAAGGTTATTTAGAGTACTATCCTAATATAGCTAGCAAATTAATAATTAAGGGTAATATAGAAAATAGAAAGTGCTTATATGAAGAGTATCAAAGAGCTAAGATATTTTCGTTAACCTCTAACTTTGAAAGTTTTGGGATAGCCTTTATAGAAGCAGCCGCTTTTGGCGACGTTATAGTATCAACAGAGGTAGGTATAGCAAAAGAGATAGTAAGAGATGGCAATGGAGCTACTGTACCTATAAAAGACACGAAGGCGTTAACAAAAGCACTACAAGAAGCTATATACAAATCAAATATAAAAGAAATTAGTAATAAAACTTATGAATTTACAAAAGAAAGATATGATTGGAATAAAATCATAGATAAGCTTTATAAATATGTATCAAAATTATAG